In the Mytilus galloprovincialis chromosome 10, xbMytGall1.hap1.1, whole genome shotgun sequence genome, one interval contains:
- the LOC143048368 gene encoding C-type lectin domain family 10 member A-like — MASMLQVLTLLSASILLSTACDLGWTSYKGKCIYFSNKQLYWNEAEAACEKKGAYLVTIDSEDKMNFVSKYLNVFQSFRYTHFWIGLKDAPIEGHWRWIESGSSLGSYSSWGPGQPDGDTSQNCVQASLNGTQAFWYDAKCENPHHSTHGGYYYICEKPDTSS, encoded by the exons ATGGCGTCCATGCTACAAGTCCTAACCCTGTTGTCAG cTTCCATACTACTATCCACTGCCTGTGATCTTGGATGGACCTCATACAAAGGGAAATGCATTTATTTCAGTAACAAACAACTATACTGGAACGAAGCAGAG GCAGCATGCGAGAAAAAAGGAGCCTATCTGGTAACGATTGACAGTGAAGATAAAATGAACTTCGTATCAAAATATCTCAACGTTTTTCAAA GTTTCCGTTATACTCACTTTTGGATTGGGTTGAAAGACGCCCCTATTGAAGGACACTGGCGTTGGATAGAATCTGGTTCTTCGCTAGGATCATACAGTAGTTGGGGACCAGGTCAGCCAGATGGAGATACCTCCCAAAATTGTGTGCAAGCAAGTTTGAACGGGACTCAGGCATTTTGGTATGATGCCAAATGTGAAAACCCACATCATTCAACTCATGGAGGCTACTATTACATTTGTGAGAAACC GGATACAAGCAGTTAG